A part of Gramella sp. MAR_2010_147 genomic DNA contains:
- a CDS encoding pitrilysin family protein produces the protein MIKNILTLAAVLTLSAGVSAQIDRSKMPEPGPAPKVNVDEPETFDLDNGLQVMIVENHKLPRVAMSLRFDNPPHVEGSKAGVSGITGDLIGTGTTNMTKDEFNERVDFLGARLNFYAGGANANTLSKYFPEVLGLMADGMVNAKFTQEEFDKSKARTIDGLKSSEKDVSYNARRVRSALAYGKDHPYGEFSTQETVNNIELADVKSYYSTWFSPKNAYLVIVGDVDEDEVKDLVKKNFSSWKGTATPDVTLPTVSNVEETEIDFVNMPNAVQSEIALVNTINLKKKDDDYFPVLVANKILGGGGEARLFLNLREDKGYTYGAYSSTGNDKYASTFVASASVRNEVTDSSVVAFLDEVYKIRNEKVTDQELANAKAKITGDFVLSLEQPATIANFAMEIETEDLDDNFYEEYLERIDEVTKDDVQRVAQKYFMADNSRIVIAGKGSDVLENLEKMTYNGKTIPINYYNRFGEKTEKPEAKTVDASVTTEAVFSKYIDAIGGKEAVNNVESVVMLAQAEVQGMKLDLEMKRTMEGKLSQSISMGGNVMNKQVFDGETGFVMAQGQKMPYNEEQIETAKTDANPFPELSVGDAKVTGLEKVNGEDAYVVEIDDNNKNFYSVKTGLKVQSIKTVSQAGQTMTIPTGYSDYQEVEGVKFPFTISQSMGPQSFEFKVSEILVNEGISEEDFATE, from the coding sequence ATGATAAAAAATATATTAACCCTGGCAGCAGTTTTAACTCTGTCTGCTGGTGTTTCAGCTCAAATAGATCGAAGTAAAATGCCCGAACCTGGGCCTGCTCCGAAAGTAAATGTGGACGAACCTGAAACTTTTGATCTGGATAACGGATTACAGGTAATGATCGTTGAGAACCATAAATTACCAAGGGTAGCGATGTCGTTAAGATTTGACAACCCTCCCCATGTAGAAGGTAGTAAAGCAGGTGTTTCAGGAATTACCGGGGACCTTATAGGAACCGGGACTACGAACATGACCAAAGATGAATTCAACGAAAGAGTTGATTTTCTTGGAGCACGTTTAAATTTCTACGCTGGAGGAGCAAACGCTAACACCCTTTCTAAATATTTCCCTGAAGTATTAGGCCTGATGGCTGATGGAATGGTGAACGCAAAATTCACTCAGGAAGAATTTGACAAGTCAAAAGCCAGAACTATTGATGGGCTTAAGAGCAGCGAAAAAGATGTTTCCTATAACGCAAGAAGAGTACGATCTGCACTTGCTTATGGAAAAGATCACCCATACGGTGAATTTTCTACTCAGGAAACGGTAAATAATATTGAGCTTGCCGATGTGAAATCTTATTACAGCACATGGTTCTCTCCTAAAAATGCCTATTTGGTTATTGTTGGGGATGTAGACGAAGATGAAGTGAAAGATCTTGTGAAAAAGAATTTTTCCAGCTGGAAAGGAACTGCTACTCCAGATGTGACTTTACCTACAGTTTCTAATGTTGAAGAAACAGAGATCGATTTCGTAAATATGCCAAACGCTGTTCAAAGTGAAATCGCGCTAGTGAACACTATCAATCTTAAGAAGAAAGACGACGATTATTTCCCGGTTCTTGTAGCTAACAAGATCCTTGGTGGCGGTGGTGAAGCGAGACTTTTTCTTAATTTAAGAGAAGACAAGGGATACACCTACGGAGCTTACTCCAGTACAGGAAATGACAAATATGCGTCTACCTTTGTAGCCAGCGCCAGCGTTAGAAATGAAGTTACAGATAGCTCTGTGGTTGCTTTTCTTGACGAAGTATACAAGATTAGAAATGAAAAAGTAACAGATCAGGAACTTGCAAATGCAAAGGCCAAAATTACTGGAGATTTTGTTTTATCCCTGGAGCAACCTGCAACTATTGCAAATTTTGCCATGGAAATTGAAACCGAGGATCTTGACGATAATTTCTACGAAGAATATCTTGAAAGAATTGATGAGGTAACTAAAGATGATGTCCAAAGAGTTGCCCAGAAATATTTCATGGCAGATAATTCGAGAATCGTGATCGCAGGAAAAGGTTCTGATGTACTTGAGAATCTGGAAAAAATGACTTATAACGGCAAAACAATTCCGATAAATTATTATAATAGATTTGGTGAAAAGACTGAAAAACCAGAAGCCAAAACAGTAGATGCTTCTGTTACTACCGAGGCTGTTTTCTCCAAATATATTGACGCTATTGGCGGCAAAGAAGCCGTAAATAATGTAGAAAGTGTTGTAATGCTTGCTCAGGCTGAGGTTCAGGGAATGAAATTAGACCTTGAAATGAAAAGAACCATGGAAGGCAAACTTTCCCAGTCAATTTCTATGGGAGGAAATGTGATGAATAAGCAGGTTTTTGACGGAGAAACCGGATTTGTAATGGCACAGGGACAAAAAATGCCATATAATGAAGAACAAATTGAAACCGCTAAAACAGATGCCAATCCATTTCCTGAATTAAGTGTTGGTGATGCCAAGGTAACAGGGTTGGAAAAGGTGAATGGTGAAGATGCTTATGTTGTTGAAATAGATGACAACAACAAAAATTTCTATTCCGTTAAAACAGGATTAAAAGTTCAATCTATTAAAACTGTGAGCCAGGCTGGACAAACGATGACTATTCCAACAGGTTATAGTGATTACCAGGAAGTAGAAGGAGTAAAGTTTCCTTTTACGATCTCTCAAAGCATGGGACCACAGTCTTTTGAATTTAAAGTTTCTGAAATTCTAGTAAACGAAGGAATTTCTGAAGAGGATTTTGCGACTGAATAA
- a CDS encoding DMT family transporter, with protein sequence MKNLKWIYLIILSIVWGSSFILIKKALIGLTALQVGSFRIIFAALFLILVGFKSISKLTKQQWKWIVISGFLGSFFPVYLFAFAETEIDSAIASILNATTPLLTLIFGVLFFRAVFTQNKITGVIIGLLGTAGLIFSGASINPDQNYFYSFLVILATGCYALNVNILKTRMSNITPLGITAGNFSVLLIPAIAILYYSGFEMSNLSVEIRSSLIYVGILGVIGTGVAMIIFNKLVQITDPVFTTSVTYTIPVVALGWGILDGEVFSFWQLISSFVILIGVFIVNRSKDIVSKFRKQAT encoded by the coding sequence GTGAAAAACCTTAAATGGATCTATTTGATCATACTTTCTATTGTATGGGGAAGTTCCTTTATTCTCATTAAAAAGGCGCTTATTGGTTTAACTGCATTGCAGGTAGGATCATTCAGAATTATTTTTGCTGCTCTTTTCCTGATCCTGGTAGGATTTAAGAGTATTTCAAAACTTACAAAACAACAATGGAAATGGATCGTTATTTCAGGTTTTCTTGGCTCTTTCTTTCCGGTATACCTTTTTGCTTTTGCCGAAACTGAAATAGATAGTGCCATAGCATCTATTCTGAATGCCACAACCCCATTATTAACGCTCATTTTTGGAGTCTTATTCTTTAGGGCAGTATTTACCCAGAATAAAATTACAGGTGTGATTATTGGCCTCCTGGGAACCGCCGGGCTTATATTTAGCGGGGCAAGTATCAATCCAGATCAAAATTATTTTTATTCTTTCTTAGTGATTCTGGCTACCGGTTGTTATGCTTTGAATGTAAATATTCTTAAAACCCGAATGAGTAATATCACGCCACTTGGGATAACCGCAGGAAATTTTTCAGTGTTACTTATTCCGGCCATTGCCATTTTGTATTATTCTGGTTTTGAAATGTCAAATTTGAGCGTAGAAATACGATCTTCTTTAATTTATGTGGGAATTTTAGGAGTGATAGGTACTGGTGTGGCTATGATTATTTTCAATAAACTTGTTCAAATAACAGATCCCGTGTTTACAACATCGGTAACCTACACTATTCCAGTGGTTGCTTTAGGTTGGGGTATTTTAGACGGAGAAGTATTTAGTTTCTGGCAACTTATCTCATCTTTTGTGATTTTAATTGGTGTGTTTATAGTAAATAGATCAAAAGATATTGTCTCTAAATTCAGAAAACAGGCGACATAA
- a CDS encoding RagB/SusD family nutrient uptake outer membrane protein, translated as MKKLSITFIFMFALILFPGCELEDIENPNAPTVSSFEEGATAGDIMLLATGLEAIMRSDLEFHYDTVSILGREYYDLTSVDPRYTGELLKGPLDNNGFLTTRSYAAWYKIVKSANILIEAVENSVAGFSDAQKSDYYGYAKTLKAYALLMVANRQFDNGIRIDVADPDNLGPNVGYDEALTAIMSLLDEANADLASGTEEFVSLSSGFDGFDTAATFSEFNRAIAARVALYQENDQLALSLLADSFLDLDGDLYEGPSHIFGLTGNDILNAQYHVPMQSGQEFMVHPSWIADAAPGDLRVEEKSIMLEEVVLTDGLSAQYQITVYESNVDPVYLIRNEELILIYAEANIGTDNDETVEAINIVRNAAGLSDYSGATDADSLLEEVLRQRRYSLLAEGHRWIDLRRLDMLNEANVPLDRAGDNIIDAFPTPFTEQLN; from the coding sequence ATGAAAAAATTATCAATAACATTCATCTTCATGTTTGCGTTGATACTCTTCCCGGGGTGCGAATTAGAAGATATCGAAAATCCAAATGCACCTACCGTAAGTAGTTTTGAAGAAGGGGCAACCGCTGGTGATATTATGCTACTGGCTACAGGCCTTGAGGCTATTATGCGTAGCGACCTGGAGTTTCATTATGATACTGTGAGTATTTTAGGTAGGGAGTATTATGACCTCACAAGTGTAGATCCGCGATATACCGGAGAGCTGCTGAAAGGGCCTCTGGATAATAATGGATTTTTAACCACGCGTTCATACGCCGCCTGGTATAAGATCGTGAAGTCGGCTAATATTCTTATTGAAGCCGTTGAAAATTCTGTAGCCGGATTTAGTGATGCGCAAAAGAGCGACTACTATGGTTATGCCAAGACCCTGAAAGCATATGCTTTATTGATGGTGGCGAACCGCCAGTTTGATAACGGAATTAGAATAGATGTAGCCGACCCTGATAACCTTGGGCCGAATGTGGGTTACGACGAAGCTCTTACCGCTATTATGAGTCTTCTTGATGAGGCTAATGCAGATCTTGCTAGTGGAACTGAAGAATTTGTAAGTTTAAGTTCAGGTTTTGATGGGTTTGATACAGCTGCTACTTTTAGTGAGTTTAATAGGGCTATAGCAGCAAGGGTTGCCTTGTACCAGGAGAATGATCAATTAGCTCTCAGCTTACTGGCAGATTCATTTCTTGATCTGGACGGGGACTTGTATGAAGGTCCTTCACATATTTTTGGTTTAACCGGTAACGATATCCTTAATGCACAATATCACGTGCCTATGCAATCCGGCCAGGAATTTATGGTTCATCCATCCTGGATCGCAGATGCGGCTCCTGGAGACTTAAGAGTTGAGGAAAAATCTATAATGCTAGAAGAGGTAGTATTAACAGATGGCTTATCTGCGCAATACCAGATCACGGTATACGAAAGTAATGTGGATCCGGTATATTTAATTAGAAACGAAGAACTAATCCTTATCTATGCTGAAGCCAATATTGGAACAGATAACGATGAAACTGTTGAAGCAATTAATATTGTAAGAAATGCCGCTGGATTATCAGATTATTCTGGTGCTACTGATGCAGATAGTTTGCTTGAAGAAGTTCTAAGACAAAGAAGATATTCTTTACTGGCTGAAGGTCATCGTTGGATCGATCTAAGAAGGCTGGATATGCTCAATGAAGCGAATGTGCCGTTAGATCGTGCTGGAGATAACATTATAGATGCCTTTCCAACACCATTTACCGAGCAGTTAAATTAG